A stretch of the Bacteroidota bacterium genome encodes the following:
- the gldC gene encoding gliding motility protein GldC, producing the protein MRKADINYSIVLDENNIPDKISWNASDNGGEGRCKAIMLAMWDEDEQNTMRIDLWTKDMLVDDMKKFFHQTLVTMTDTFQRATGEEKMVGDMRDFCAYFAEKMQLSAPTQ; encoded by the coding sequence ATGCGCAAAGCTGATATCAACTATTCGATTGTTCTTGACGAGAACAATATACCCGACAAAATAAGCTGGAATGCCAGCGACAACGGTGGCGAAGGACGCTGTAAAGCCATTATGCTGGCTATGTGGGATGAGGACGAACAAAATACCATGCGTATTGATTTATGGACAAAAGACATGCTGGTGGACGATATGAAAAAGTTTTTCCACCAAACGCTTGTCACAATGACCGACACGTTTCAGCGGGCCACCGGCGAGGAAAAAATGGTGGGCGATATGCGCGATTTCTGCGCCTATTTTGCTGAGAAAATGCAGCTTTCGGCACCCACTCAGTAG